ATATTTTCGACAAGGAGATCGCCGAGGCCGAGAAGCTCGCCGACCGCGAGCCGTATATCGCGGCTGAAGGACTTCTGAAAGCGCTCGGCGAAGAGGGACTTAGCAAGGAGCAAAGCTACCGCATGGTGAAGACGCTGCTGGCTGAACGCAATGTCTTTCTGCGCACCTTTCAAGAGAAAGTGTTTGGGCTCGGCAGCGCTGAGATCAACCAGCCGTTCAAAGCCGCACTGGTGATGGGGCTGTCGTTCATGGTTGGGGCAGTGATCCCGATCCTGCCGTTTATCGCAATCTCCGGCGCCACGGCGCTTTATCTGTCGGTTTTTTTGAGCGCCATGACGCTGTTTGTCGTCGGCGCATTCAAGGGTCATCTCGCCGGCCAGTCGCTGTTTATCTCCGGCGGAAAGTTTTTTCTCATCGCGGTCACCGCGGCCGGGATGGGCTACCTGATCGGTCTCGTTGTGCAGTGGTTCTTTCCCGGCATTTCGATACCGGCGTAGTGCGGCTGCCCTCACCCTTCCCTCTCCCATCGGAATGGGCGAGGGTAAGAAGTAATTAGGCTTTGATAAGACTTCTCAGCAAGGTCAGGTTGTCGCGGTCTTCTTTCAGATCCGGTCCCTTCGGCGTTTCCAAACACATCGGTAATCCCCAAAAGCGCTTGTCGTTCATCAACAATCGAAACGCTTCGACGCCGATGAAGCCTTGGCCAATGTGTTCGTGGCGGTCGACGCGGGAGTGGAATTCTTTTTTCGAATCGTTGAGATGAAACGCGGCGAGCAGATCGAGGCCGATGGCGTCGTCGAATTCGCCGAAGGTTCTTTCGTAGCCTTCTTTGGTGCGCAGATCGTAGCCGGCGGCGAAGGCGTGCTCGGTGTCGAAGCAGACGCGGATGCGCTCGCTTTCTTTGGTCGCGTCGATCATGGCGCCGATCTGCTCGAAGCGGTAGCCGAGATTCGATCCCTGGCCGGCGGTGATTTCCAGCGTGACTTTGACGTTAAATTTCGGACACGCTTTGTGCACTTCGTCCAGCGATTTAGCGATCGTCTTGATGCCTTCGAGTTCTCCCGAGCCGACGTGGGCGCCTGGGTGAGCGATTAAATTCGACACGCCGAGAATTTCGCAGCGTTCCATTTCGTCGATGAACGCCGCGATGGATCGCTTGCGCAGTCCGGCATCGGGCGAGCCGAGATTGAGTAAATAGGAATCGTGGGCGACGACGGATTCGATGCCGGTTTCTTTGCGGTTAAGTTTGAACTGAGCGATCTCTTCTCTGTCCAACGGTTTGGACGCCCACTGGCGCGACGATTTGGTAAAAATCTGAATCGCCTGGCAATCGACTTTTTTGCCTTCGAGAAATGCATTGCCGACGCCGCCGGCGATCGACATGTGGGCGCCTAATAAAGGGCCGCGGGGTTTTGTTGTTTTTGTCATAGAGGTTCTTTTCGATTCCCTCGCCCACGAAGTGGGAGAGGGTTAGGGTGAGGGCGTCCGAAAAATTCCAACCCTCACCCCAGCCCTCTCCCATCGGAATGGGCGAGGGAGAAGAGATCAATGTTGAAAATGCCGTCGCTCCACCAGCGGCAGCGAGATGCTTCCCGCGCTCAGCAGCTTGTCGTGGAATTCGCGCAAGACGAATTTGCTGCCGAGCCGATTCTGTTCTTGTTGTCGCAAACGATTGATGATCGACCAGCCGAGCGCGTAGCCCATTGGCACCGACGGCGATTGACTGTACCAGTTCAGATCGCCGCAGGCTTGTTCGCGCGGGAAGTGCAGCTCGCGGACCATTAAATCCGCCGCTTCGTCATAGCTGAGTTTGCCGGTCTGGGTCTTGACGTCGATGATAATTCTCAGCGCGCGCCACAAGCGGTCTTTCAACATGACGAAGCGGTGTTCTTGGGATTTCAAAAAACCTTGCTCCTGCATGAGCTGCTCGCAGTAGAGCGCCCATCCTTCGTAAAACACCGATGACTCATTCATCAAGCGCGGTAAAGTCGCGGCGGCGGGGGTGCAGTTGGCGATGGAAAATTGCAGATGATGTCCCGGATAACTCTCGTGCACCGAAGTATTCTCCAAGCCGACGTAATTGTGCTCGCGCAGCAAATCGTCGCTGGCGACCGGCGTGACATAGTAGTAGCCGACTTGATCGGCGTCTTTGGGCGAAGGCGAAAGATACGCCGCGAAGGGAATCTCGTGGCGGCGAAACACCGGTGTGTGGACGACGTGAAGCTCTTCCTTGGCGGGAAAGCTGACGAGTTTCTTTTCGCGCACGAAATCCCGCGCCGCGCTCATCGCTTTGTCGTAGACGGATAAAATTTCTTCGGCGGACGGGTGGTTTTCCTGGATCGCTCTGGCTACCGCTTCGACGCCCTTGCCCGGCCCGAGCTCGTCGGCCAAGGCTTCGAGCTCGAGCTTGGTCTTGGCGAAAAGGCTCTCGCCGAATGCCAGCAAACTTTGGGCGTCGTGGTCGAGAAAGTGTTTTTTCTTGAGCAGCAAATTGAAATGTTCTTCACCGACCGCGTAACTAGCGTTGCTGCGCGGCAGTAGGTGAGTTTCGAGAAAATTGGCAAAGTCATTGATTGCGCTTTTCGCCTTGTCGATGGCGGCAGTGAGCGTGTTGGCGTCGATGGCCGCGGCTTGCACTTTCGGATGTTCAGGCAGGCTGTCGAGAAAGCTGATGCCGCCTTTGGCGCCCTCGATGGCGTTCTCGGTCCAGAGCTTGGGCGGGTTGGCGTCTTTACGATTTAGATTGGTAATGCCCTGCTGGATCAGCGCCGGCGTGCGGTTGAGGCGGCTCAACAAATTGCCGGCGAGATCGTTGGTGGCGCGCACGGTGAGAATATAAATCGCTTCAATGGGATTGTAGGTGTCGGGTTGTTTGAGACGATAGTCTTCCTTGGCCTGCTCGTAACTTTGGATCGTCAGCCGTCCTTCGAGCAAAGCGTAATCGATGGCTTCGTCGACAGTCAATTCCACTGGCGAGATTTCCCGCAGCTTGCGCAGCGATTCGTTGACAAAAATCTTCTCGGCCTTGAAAGTCTTGTCCGAGTAATCGTTGAGTAAGTGATCGAACCCTTCGACGCCGTAATAGATGGCATCGGTCGGGTGGAGGACGAAGTATTGTTTGAAATAGCGGTTGCAGAATTCGGCGAACTTGGACATGCAGGTGCAATAGCACCGATAGCGCGTTGACGCAATTTTTCCGTTGGAGAAAGTTGCTAGACCTGGCGTATATTGACGCCATCTACCCTGCGTTGCTGAGAAGGAGGTAAATCTTGGGCTGTCGAATTCCGCTGTATCGGTTGATCGCGTTGTTCGCGATCGCGCTTGGAGTGCCGTCGGCGCGTGGCGCCGAGGTGTCTCAACGGTCGTCCCAGTGGGAGGCGACGCTGGAGGCGGCGAAGAAAGAGGGCAAGGTCAATATTTACATGTACCGCTACGGCAAGGTGCTGGATGTATTTCGTAGCGACTATCCGGAAATCCGTCCTTATTTGTTGACCGGCACGGGGGCGCAGATCACGACGCGGATTCTTTCCGAACGGCGAGCGGGAAAATTTCTCGCCGACGTGGTCGGCTTGGGATCGTCCAACTACCGGCTGCTGCACCAGCAGGCGAAGATTCTCGATCCGATCCAGCCGGCGTTGATGCTGCCCGAGGTCGTCGACACCTCGCGCTGGTACGGCGGCAAGCACCGTTATCTCGATGCCGAAGGGAAATATGTTTTCGGATACATGACCAACGCCAGCTCCGGCCAGCTCTATTACAATACCGCAGCGGTGAATCCCAAGGAGCTGACCTCCTACTACGATCTGTTCAAGCCCAAGTGGAAAGGCAAAATCGTCGCTCTCGATCCCCATCCGCGCACGGAATTCGGCACGACCATGCAGTTCTTTTATTACAATCCGGAGCTTGGACCGGGGTTTATTCGGCGCTTGTTCGGCGATAAGGATCTTACTTTTAGCCGCGACAGCCGGCAGATGATCGACTGGCTCGGGCAGGGCAGATTCTCCATCTGCCTGGGCTGTTCCGGTGCGCTCAAGGCGAAGAACCAAGGCTTGCCGGTGGATATATTCGACAGCAGCCTGTGGAAAGAAGGCGCTAGTTTTTCGGTTGGCGGCGGTACGCTGTCGATCCCCAGCCAAGGGCCCCACCCCAACGCCGCCAAGGTTTTTGTCAACTGGTATCTGTCGCGCAGAGGACAAATCGCGATGCAAAAACTTGGCGACCCCGACGAGCCGCCCAATTCGGCACGCAGCGATATTCCCAAAGACGATGTCATGGCGCAGCATAAATTGATTGAAGGGCGCAAATATTTCGACGCCATCCGCCCCGAGTTCGAGGATGTCGAGAGTGCGTTCAAGATCGCCATTCAGGCGATGGACGGGCGCTGAAACTTGAAGGGTAATAAAATTTCTAGACTTAGCACTTTGGATGATCCCCCCTTTGAAAAAGGGGGGAAAGGGGGGGGGGTCTTCAGCGCATAAAATTCAAATCCCCCTCATTCCCCCTTTTTCAAAGGGGAATGTTCAGAGGATCGACGCACACGAATTGCTGAGTCGGGACAGTTGATTGACATGAGGCCTAAGCGATCTGCTGCAATAATTCGCCGTGCGCTTTTCGCAGCGGGCGTGATTTTCGCGATGGCGCATCTCCCCGCTGTCCAGGGCGCCGAGACGGCGAGTTTAATCGACGGCGCGCGAAAGGAAGGCGCGTTGACGATCTATTCGTTGTTGGCCGTGCCGGATCATTCGCGCATCGTCAATCGCTTTCGGGAGAAATATCCGTTCATTGAAGTCTCTTTGATTCGCCCCGGCGCGAGCGAGAGAATTACCAGTCGGGTCGTAAGCGAGGCTCGGGGCGGGCGCCATTTGGTCGACATTGTCGGCGTCAGCCGGCTCAACATGATGTACTTGGTGCAGCGCGGCTTGATGCTTAGTTACGAGTCGCCGGAACGGCGCGCGTTCGACGCGGCGTTCAAAGACCAGCGCGGCTTTTGGACCGCGTTCTACGTCAATCCCGAAGTGCTGGCCTACAACACGCATATGGTCGCGCCTACGAGCGCGCCGAAAAATTATCAGGAACTGTTGGAGCCGCGTTGGCGCGGCCGGTTGGTGTTGGAACAGACGGCGGTGGAATGGTTCGCTTCGCTAGTCCAGCATTGGGGTGAGGAGCGCGGCATCGCTTACATGCAAGGCTTAGCGAAACAGCAGCTCAAGACTCTCAATGGCAATACGTTGATCACACAATTGGTCGCCGCCGGCGAGCACGCTGTGGCGATTTCTCTCAACGGGCCGCGCGTCGAGTTGACCAAGCAGCGCGGCGCGCCGATCGATTGGCAGGCCATGGATCCGATGGTCGTCGATGCTGTCACGATCGGCATCGCCGCCAACGCGCCCCATGCCAACGCGGCGAAGTTGTATCTCAATTTCGTCCTGTCGCGCGAAGTGCAGCAAGGCTTGCTCGAAGAGCAGTTCGTCAAGCCATCGGGCCGCAGCGACGTGAAGTCGGCGTTCATGACCAAGATTCGCGCCGCGCGGGTGCAGATGATTTCAGTCAATGAAACCATTGCCGAGCATTGGGAGCGCTACGAAAAACGCTTTCAGCAGATATTTGCCATTCAATAAGCGACGAGAAAAGGATTCGCCGATGGAACTGACACTGCTGGATTACTCAATCGACAGCATCGCGTGGGATGAGCGCAGCGAACTCGCGGGCAAGTCTCTGTTTCTTTCTCGCGCGGAGTTGCGGTTTTTGCTTAGCGATTTGAGTCATGGCGTGCAGGTCGACTTTGAACTTGTGCGGCCGGGTGAGTCGACGCGCATCGTTCATGTTCTGGACACTGTGCTGCCGATCGCCAAATTGTCGGATGACCTTTGCGCCTTCCCCGGTTTCGATGGACCGGCGCAATTGGTCGGCAGCGGGACGACGGTTCGCTTCAAGAATCTTTTGGTGACGGTGACGGGTCGATTCCCCGACTTCGCGGCGTTGTCGCCGATCGAGAAACCGCGCGAAGGGATTATCGACATGGCCGGCGTCGGTGCGCCGTACTCTTACGGTTCCGATTTCTTCCATTTGGTTGTTTCGTTGACGCCGGATCGTTCGGTTTCCAACGCCGGCTTCGACCAAACACTGCGACAGATGGCGCTGCGCTGCGCGAAATATCTCGCCTCGGTGAAAAAGTCCGGCGTGGAGCCGGCAACGCGGTTCGTTGCGTTGCCGCCAGTGAATAAGGACTTGCCGAAAGTCGTGCTCATCTATCAGGTACAGAGCCAACTTCTTGGGGCGCGGACATTTTACTACGGCGAAGAGATTTCCCGGATCCTGCCCACGTTCGTTCACCCGGCGGAATTTTTCGATGGCGCGCTGGTGAGCGGCAATTTTAAAACCGAGCGCAAGATTCCGACTTCGTTGCATTGCGACAATCCGTTCATCGCCGAACTGCTCGAACGGCACGGCAAAAGTTTGAATTTTCTCGGTGTGATTTTATCGCGCGGCTACAACGACAGCTTCGAGCAGAAAAAAAAGATGGGACTGTGGGTAGCGCGCTTGGCGCGTAATCTCGGCGCCGACGGCGCGGTGGCTTTCATGGAAGGAACCGGCAACGGCACCGTCGACTTCATGCAAACGGTGAAGGCTTGTGAAGATGAAGGAATCAAAACCACCGCCGTGTTGCATGAATCGAACGGGCCGAAAGGTTACGAGCGGCCATTGGTCGATCATCCGAAGGATGCCGACGGCATGATCAGCCGGGGCAACGTGTCGGAGAAAATTTATATTGCGCCGCTGGCCACGGTGATCGGCGGCACGGAGCTGGATTTGCATTTGAAAGCCAAGCACGATCCGCGCCTGCCGTTTTTGTTCGACCCGACGATATTCTTTGGCTCGTATAGCAAGATGGGCGGCACTGGTTTTCGCGCGGTGTATGAAAATTAGTTTAGGCTGGAGGAAGGTTCGAATTCGGAAAATTAACCGCAAAAAGCGCAAAGGGCGCAAAATCGGAATCGGATGTGTAGGGGCAACCCCCTGTGGTTGCCCTTCCGTTGAGGAGGCACGCAGATGAAAGTGCTCCATTATTTGAATCAGTTTTTCGCCGGCATCGGTGGTGAAGATCAGGCTGGGCATGGCGTGGAATTTTTGCCGCGCGCGGTGGGCGTCGGCGCGGAAATTGAAAAGGCGCTGCACGGCCATGAAATTGAATTCGCCACCGTCGCTTGCGGTGACAATTATTATCACGAGGCGGAAGCCGACGCGCTGCGCGCAATTGGCGCTGCCATTGACGAATTTCACCCCGATATTTTTATTGCCGGTCCGGCGTTCAACGCCGGCAGATACGGCATCGCTTGCGCTAAAGTTTGCAGTTGGGTGCGCGACAACTGGCGGATCCCAGCGATCACCGCCATGCATGAAGATAATCCTGGCACTCGCGAGATCGGCCGCTATGTCTTCGTCATTCAAACCGGCGCCTCTACGGCGTCGATGGCGGAAACCCTGAAGCGGGTTTCGCTGCTGCTAGAAAAATTAATCGCCCGGGACGAAAGCGCTGCGGCGAACTTTCGCGCAGAGTATTGCTTGGCGATTGCGCGCCGTTTCACAGTGCGCAGCGATCGGCCGGATTACGTGCGCGCCGTCGACCTCTTGTTAGCCAAGCTTGACCACCGGCCCTACGAAAGCGAGATTCCGTGGGTTGAGTCGGAGCGTCATGCGATTCCTAACCTAAGAGGCGGTTTGAAGAATGCCACCATCGCGCTGGTGACCGAAGGCGGTTTGGTGCCCCAGGGCAATCCCGATCGGCTGGAGAGTTCGCGCGGCTCCAAGTATTTCAAATATTCTCTCGACGGCCGCGACGATCTCAAGCAGGGCGAGTTCCAAGCGATGCACACCGGTTACGACACCTCGACGGTGGATCAAGATCCCGACCGCATCGTGCCGCTCGACGCCATGCGCGTGTTGGAAAAGGCGCAGCGTTTCAAAAAACTCCACGATCACTATTTCGTCACCACCGGCACCGGCGCCATGCCGACCAAGATGGCGGAGCTGGGCGCCGGCATTGCCGATGAACTTTCCAACTCCGGCATCAACGCAGTCTTGTTGACCGCGACGTGAGGCACCGGCACGCGTAGCGGCGCTACGATTGCCAAAGAAATTGAGAAGAAGGGCATTCCAGTGGTGTTGATTACTTGTCTGTCCAACGTCGCCGCGCAGGTTGGCGTCGGCCGGATTGTCGGCGGCAACAAATTCCATTATCCGCTCGGTCGCCCTGAGCTGCCGGCGGCGGAGGAATTGCGTTGGCGCGTGGCGCTGATCGAGAAGGCGCTGGTGTCGCTGGAAACGGCGGTTAAGGAGCCGGAGGTTTTTTAGGCAGGTGTGTCAGCTAGTAACGGCGTTGTCCGTGGAAACTTTTTAACCTATAAGCCCATCATCCAGCATTGTGGATCTATGTTCCCCTCTTTGGAAAAGAGCGGCTAGGGGAGATTTTCTTCCCGCGCATGACGCATTATCCCATGGAAAGGTAATCTGCGACGGAGAAACCCGCCCCACGCATCCTCAAATCCCCCTTGATCCCCCTTTTCCAAATGGGGAAACGCTCAGAACGCTGCCGTTGTCTCACTATCCCGTATGCAACTAACGAGATGCGTCGCGTGACTAGCGTTTTCAAAGTGGAGCGTGGCTAATTTCTATTTGACCGATCATAGCGCGCCGTCGCCAGTGATTTGACTCGCGGTGTCCAACCAATCCAACTCCATCGTCACGCCCAGGAAAAAGCGCCGCACGGTGTCGTCGACTAGCCGGCGCGCGTCTTTGCCGCGCGAGGCGTCGATGATTTCCAGTGCTCTTTGGTACGATTCGATGTCGAGAGGATCGTCGGCGCGTCGGTCGAATTCGCATACCAAGCGGTCCAGGGCCTTGTCGAGGATCGCCATGCCGCCACGATTACGGATGTAGCCGCAGGCGGCGACGAAACCGAGCAAAAATGGGTCGCCGTTCATGACGATGCAGCGCTGGCTGGCGTTGGATTCATACGCTGCGGCGATTTTTGGGTGGACTTCGTTGCTGATGCGCTTCAAGGTTCGGACGATGTCGGTGATGTCGCCGATATTGTCCAAGTAGGGTTGGTTCTCGTCGAGGAAGCGCTCGGTTTCCACCGCGGTGGTGACATTGGCATTGTGGGTAATGAACGCTTGGGTGGCCATGACAATATCCAAGGCGAGAAATTTATCTTTGGGCCGCTGTTCGCCTGGCATCCGGCCGAGATCTTCCCAAATCGGAAT
This Deltaproteobacteria bacterium DNA region includes the following protein-coding sequences:
- a CDS encoding deoxyribonuclease IV, producing the protein MTKTTKPRGPLLGAHMSIAGGVGNAFLEGKKVDCQAIQIFTKSSRQWASKPLDREEIAQFKLNRKETGIESVVAHDSYLLNLGSPDAGLRKRSIAAFIDEMERCEILGVSNLIAHPGAHVGSGELEGIKTIAKSLDEVHKACPKFNVKVTLEITAGQGSNLGYRFEQIGAMIDATKESERIRVCFDTEHAFAAGYDLRTKEGYERTFGEFDDAIGLDLLAAFHLNDSKKEFHSRVDRHEHIGQGFIGVEAFRLLMNDKRFWGLPMCLETPKGPDLKEDRDNLTLLRSLIKA
- a CDS encoding DUF885 domain-containing protein, giving the protein MSKFAEFCNRYFKQYFVLHPTDAIYYGVEGFDHLLNDYSDKTFKAEKIFVNESLRKLREISPVELTVDEAIDYALLEGRLTIQSYEQAKEDYRLKQPDTYNPIEAIYILTVRATNDLAGNLLSRLNRTPALIQQGITNLNRKDANPPKLWTENAIEGAKGGISFLDSLPEHPKVQAAAIDANTLTAAIDKAKSAINDFANFLETHLLPRSNASYAVGEEHFNLLLKKKHFLDHDAQSLLAFGESLFAKTKLELEALADELGPGKGVEAVARAIQENHPSAEEILSVYDKAMSAARDFVREKKLVSFPAKEELHVVHTPVFRRHEIPFAAYLSPSPKDADQVGYYYVTPVASDDLLREHNYVGLENTSVHESYPGHHLQFSIANCTPAAATLPRLMNESSVFYEGWALYCEQLMQEQGFLKSQEHRFVMLKDRLWRALRIIIDVKTQTGKLSYDEAADLMVRELHFPREQACGDLNWYSQSPSVPMGYALGWSIINRLRQQEQNRLGSKFVLREFHDKLLSAGSISLPLVERRHFQH
- a CDS encoding extracellular solute-binding protein, which translates into the protein MGCRIPLYRLIALFAIALGVPSARGAEVSQRSSQWEATLEAAKKEGKVNIYMYRYGKVLDVFRSDYPEIRPYLLTGTGAQITTRILSERRAGKFLADVVGLGSSNYRLLHQQAKILDPIQPALMLPEVVDTSRWYGGKHRYLDAEGKYVFGYMTNASSGQLYYNTAAVNPKELTSYYDLFKPKWKGKIVALDPHPRTEFGTTMQFFYYNPELGPGFIRRLFGDKDLTFSRDSRQMIDWLGQGRFSICLGCSGALKAKNQGLPVDIFDSSLWKEGASFSVGGGTLSIPSQGPHPNAAKVFVNWYLSRRGQIAMQKLGDPDEPPNSARSDIPKDDVMAQHKLIEGRKYFDAIRPEFEDVESAFKIAIQAMDGR
- a CDS encoding extracellular solute-binding protein, producing the protein MRPKRSAAIIRRALFAAGVIFAMAHLPAVQGAETASLIDGARKEGALTIYSLLAVPDHSRIVNRFREKYPFIEVSLIRPGASERITSRVVSEARGGRHLVDIVGVSRLNMMYLVQRGLMLSYESPERRAFDAAFKDQRGFWTAFYVNPEVLAYNTHMVAPTSAPKNYQELLEPRWRGRLVLEQTAVEWFASLVQHWGEERGIAYMQGLAKQQLKTLNGNTLITQLVAAGEHAVAISLNGPRVELTKQRGAPIDWQAMDPMVVDAVTIGIAANAPHANAAKLYLNFVLSREVQQGLLEEQFVKPSGRSDVKSAFMTKIRAARVQMISVNETIAEHWERYEKRFQQIFAIQ
- a CDS encoding glycine/betaine/sarcosine/D-proline family reductase selenoprotein B, which gives rise to MKVLHYLNQFFAGIGGEDQAGHGVEFLPRAVGVGAEIEKALHGHEIEFATVACGDNYYHEAEADALRAIGAAIDEFHPDIFIAGPAFNAGRYGIACAKVCSWVRDNWRIPAITAMHEDNPGTREIGRYVFVIQTGASTASMAETLKRVSLLLEKLIARDESAAANFRAEYCLAIARRFTVRSDRPDYVRAVDLLLAKLDHRPYESEIPWVESERHAIPNLRGGLKNATIALVTEGGLVPQGNPDRLESSRGSKYFKYSLDGRDDLKQGEFQAMHTGYDTSTVDQDPDRIVPLDAMRVLEKAQRFKKLHDHYFVTTGTGAMPTKMAELGAGIADELSNSGINAVLLTAT